Proteins from a genomic interval of Methanofollis formosanus:
- a CDS encoding ATP-dependent helicase encodes MDINEVLKNNLTPEQKAAAEDTTKEVICLACAGSGKSRTLAYRIARLLSEGEKPESIVAFTFTDKAAETIKRRVAKALMDVGISTDVMGAMYIGTIHSYCQYILGRIDPVYRQYEVLDDNRLILYLMSRYLELGLKDLRSRACRNRYFETIKQVSNSWKVVNDEMIKIEEVEEHDPELGASLNRLSRCLQRDQYLDFSLMIRKVVDAFDDGNPNALSAVDQLKHLMVDEYQDVSPSQEYLIRHLHRLSETLFVVGDDDQAIYGWRGADVSNIINFQDRFSEASEHTLSENFRSTSSIVEVSNAFISAELGPSRIDKMPHAAHNITPSDIRVIGFSDRKSEATWVAERINSLLGTAYEEPDGEVRGLTFSDFAILMRSTRELENDKSPRHSAFTQALKEHQIQYSLEAGGGPFERPQVNVLRETFRLLRDGSPNRSDVRTYFDNSILLAYPHADFESVVKVLTEWGRQIHTPLEGTRQRIYPQNLVFELLGAFGIAESNFSDEIMRDIGLFSKMIQDIEAVYVSVDSPDRFQSILNFLDNAAETGYDVSTDDIVRRPNTVAVSTVHKVKGLEYPVVFLVDAEAQRFPGNKKKYQGWLPEAIIKNALNRGAYQRNYDEEARLFYTALTRAERYLYVTGAKKLPGGKSERKLSKYALRLKHDEISHDPTQMPKGLISYPQKQKIDEAVLPTSFSEIRYYLHCPMDYRFRKGFGFTPAIPEMFGFGQTVHTCIQKLHTEFTDGIPTSEDAESMVKNTFHLQHVPRSGDPVLKPGPYENAENATVKIAQNYVENNGKDFQTSRQVEARFEIPAEGCVISGSIDLLLKEDPTGTIIGAEVIDFKAMEGKDDPFANEELEWTELALQVQLYAKAARDVLGENARTGSVHLLKDDKRMEVPIFQDAIDAAVMNVEWAVKGILDGDYPMRPHPDKCDKCDFKDLCPKIPQEFRSGAGLPPEIHLINGNRRVLAFSKFEGFQGGD; translated from the coding sequence ATGGACATAAATGAAGTACTAAAAAATAATTTGACCCCTGAACAAAAAGCAGCAGCGGAAGACACGACAAAAGAGGTCATCTGTTTGGCGTGTGCCGGTTCCGGTAAATCCCGCACTCTTGCATATAGGATCGCACGATTGCTTTCAGAAGGGGAAAAGCCGGAAAGCATTGTTGCATTCACATTTACAGACAAAGCCGCTGAAACCATAAAAAGAAGAGTCGCTAAGGCACTTATGGACGTCGGCATCAGTACCGATGTTATGGGCGCCATGTATATTGGGACAATTCATAGTTATTGTCAGTATATCCTTGGGCGGATAGATCCCGTTTATCGACAATACGAGGTTCTGGATGACAATCGGTTGATATTATATCTTATGTCCAGGTATCTTGAGTTGGGTCTTAAGGATCTTCGTTCTCGGGCTTGTAGAAATAGATATTTTGAAACGATAAAGCAGGTTTCAAATTCATGGAAAGTCGTAAACGATGAAATGATCAAAATAGAAGAGGTCGAAGAGCATGATCCGGAATTGGGGGCATCATTAAATAGGCTAAGCAGGTGTCTTCAAAGAGATCAATATCTCGATTTCTCCCTCATGATACGAAAGGTAGTCGATGCATTTGATGATGGAAACCCTAATGCTCTCTCTGCAGTGGATCAACTTAAACATCTCATGGTAGATGAATACCAGGATGTTTCTCCCAGTCAAGAATATTTAATCCGTCATTTGCATCGTCTCTCTGAAACATTATTCGTCGTTGGAGACGACGATCAGGCTATTTATGGCTGGAGAGGTGCCGATGTTAGTAATATCATAAATTTTCAAGATCGATTTTCTGAAGCTTCAGAACACACACTCTCGGAAAATTTCAGAAGCACCTCATCAATTGTCGAAGTTTCCAACGCGTTTATCTCTGCCGAGCTCGGCCCGAGTAGAATCGATAAAATGCCACATGCAGCACATAACATAACTCCGAGTGATATCCGAGTTATTGGTTTCAGCGACAGAAAAAGTGAGGCCACATGGGTTGCAGAACGAATAAACAGCCTACTCGGAACCGCATATGAAGAACCGGATGGGGAAGTGAGAGGACTAACTTTTTCTGATTTTGCCATTTTGATGAGATCAACACGAGAACTTGAAAATGACAAATCTCCTCGTCACTCTGCATTCACTCAGGCACTCAAGGAGCATCAAATTCAGTATAGTTTAGAGGCCGGAGGAGGCCCGTTCGAACGTCCTCAAGTGAATGTTCTTAGGGAAACCTTCAGACTCCTTAGAGATGGTTCTCCCAATCGTTCAGACGTAAGGACTTACTTTGATAACAGCATATTGCTGGCCTACCCTCATGCTGATTTCGAATCTGTCGTAAAGGTACTTACAGAATGGGGACGTCAGATTCATACACCTCTTGAAGGAACACGTCAGAGGATATATCCACAAAATTTGGTATTTGAACTCCTCGGAGCATTTGGAATCGCTGAGTCGAATTTCAGTGACGAAATCATGAGGGATATTGGTTTGTTCAGCAAAATGATCCAGGACATCGAAGCCGTGTATGTGAGTGTCGATTCTCCTGATCGATTCCAATCGATTCTCAATTTTTTGGACAACGCCGCTGAGACCGGTTACGACGTTTCGACAGACGACATCGTCCGAAGGCCTAATACCGTTGCGGTTTCTACGGTTCATAAAGTAAAAGGTCTAGAATACCCTGTGGTTTTCTTAGTCGATGCTGAAGCACAACGTTTCCCAGGAAATAAGAAAAAATATCAGGGATGGTTACCTGAGGCCATAATTAAAAACGCCTTAAACCGAGGGGCATATCAGAGGAATTACGATGAAGAAGCCAGACTATTCTACACCGCACTCACCCGCGCTGAAAGATATCTCTACGTTACCGGCGCTAAAAAGTTACCTGGCGGAAAAAGTGAAAGAAAACTCTCTAAATATGCATTAAGGCTAAAACACGATGAGATATCACATGATCCAACCCAGATGCCAAAGGGACTGATTTCATATCCGCAAAAACAAAAAATAGATGAAGCGGTTCTTCCCACAAGTTTTTCAGAAATTCGTTATTATCTCCATTGCCCTATGGACTATCGTTTCAGAAAAGGATTCGGTTTCACGCCCGCAATTCCAGAAATGTTCGGTTTTGGTCAAACAGTACATACCTGTATTCAAAAGCTTCATACTGAATTTACTGATGGCATACCCACATCGGAAGACGCCGAATCAATGGTAAAAAATACCTTCCATCTACAGCATGTACCGAGAAGTGGTGATCCTGTACTCAAACCAGGGCCTTACGAAAACGCTGAAAATGCAACTGTGAAAATTGCGCAAAATTATGTTGAGAATAACGGTAAGGACTTTCAAACAAGTAGGCAGGTGGAAGCCCGTTTTGAAATTCCCGCAGAGGGGTGTGTCATTTCCGGCTCAATCGATCTGTTATTAAAAGAAGATCCTACTGGGACTATTATCGGAGCGGAAGTAATCGATTTCAAAGCAATGGAAGGAAAAGACGATCCTTTTGCCAATGAAGAATTAGAGTGGACGGAATTGGCTCTCCAGGTGCAGTTGTATGCCAAAGCGGCACGGGATGTATTGGGAGAAAATGCCCGTACCGGCTCTGTACATCTTTTGAAAGACGATAAGCGCATGGAGGTTCCAATATTTCAAGACGCGATCGACGCGGCTGTCATGAATGTAGAATGGGCTGTTAAGGGAATTCTCGATGGTGATTATCCTATGCGTCCCCATCCTGATAAATGTGATAAATGCGATTTCAAAGACCTGTGCCCTAAGATTCCTCAGGAATTTCGCTCAGGTGCGGGGTTGCCTCCAGAAATTCATTTAATAAACGGAAATAGACGAGTACTCGCATTCAGCAAGTTTGAGGGGTTTCAGGGAGGGGATTGA